The window AGTCAAAGCCCAGAGAGTGATGAGCTCCCTATAGACTGTGTACCCATCCACAACACTGCCTCTGCTTTTTTGGACAGCCGCACCAccaaacactgacatttttcatcTCCCAATTGCTTTTCCTTGttacttcagaggaaaaaaaaaaaaaacataacaaacaaacaacccacacAGTGAGCTACTACCAAGATGACTTGGATGGAGGACCCTGTCCAAGCACCAGTGCTGCAGATGCTGGGTGAGAGCCATCAACCCCCCACAGAGGCAATCTCAGAGGACCCTGCaatgaagagaggaaaggaaaaagcctGCGAGCAGCTGGGGGAGACATTCTTTCTATCGATTGTGTAAACTGTCAGTGAAGTGGCAAcgagcttttttttttttttgtttctatccTAGGGAATAATCCAGCCTGATAATTAGTACATAAGAGATAAGTGGAAAATGAGACATCTAGCGAGGGTGGTTCAAGCCTCCTCATGACACTGATAATGTGCAGATACATAGATCACTGTCGGGGCAAACCGCCACTGTGAGCCTGTGTCTTCCTATTGCCTCATCAATCCATCATCCGCTTAGCTACTGACACCTTGGCAGGCACACACCGCCAGCCCTGCATTTGAATTGTGAGGAGAAGGCTCCACCAGGgaatacagatttaaaaatctAAGATTCAAATTTGTTTAAGTATTGTGAACAGCAATTCCCTTGCAAGGCATCTTCATTGCCCTTTTGCCAAGGGGGAACAGTTGGGTCTTTGTTAGAAGTACAAATTGCTTCTTAATGCAAAGGATAAAGCAGAGCCCAGGCACCTCCTTAGAATTCCTCCTGGCTCCTGCTAATGCTGCTGCAtgtcaattttaattttttgaaatTTAAACCGTGGGCTTTGTGTCTAAGCTCCATTTTGTTGGAGGGAGTGGAGGAATAGTCAAAAAGGATTATGGATCCCGGGGGGATTGAGGATCCATAGCAATTATACTTCATTTGGGTCTCAGACACCGGTTTTAATCATATTCTAAACAGTACAAATTGACAAGACATTAGAGATTGAGAAGTGTCTAACACATGTACCTGGTTATGAACTCTGCTTCCTTCAGTTGGGTGGATGTTTGATCATGGGATGAAGGAAGGAATTGCTTTCCCTCCCTGACCCTCCGCTTCAGACAAGAAGAAGACAATACCCACCAAATACAGGTAGGTGACAGGAGAGACTGTAAGAACTTGGTCATCACTGGGCTGTCCCAAAGTGGGGCTGGAACAAGTCCATCCTCACTATGGTTCCCATTCCTTCTGCAACATCAGGGCAAGGGCATAGCTCCAgccatggcagagctgctgtagTCCAGCTCCTGTCTCTCTCTTACCTGTGAAACTGAACTAATGTGGTGATGGGCAGTAAGGTGATAGGGAGATCAGAACTTCAGGAGGGAAGTAAAATGACAAGACAGTAAAATGAAAGTGCTTTTATAAATCAACTTAGCTATTTTAGCTTCAGCAGAGCAGCCAAGGAGGTTACCTATTGGGGCGATGATGATGAAAGATGCACCTCCTCCAAGAAAGGCTGGGAACCACATGCAGTAGTTACACATCTCTGCACTTTGAAAAGGACCAGGAGTGACTGGGATTTACCAAGGCTCCGTAGGAGAAAACCTTTCCAAACATACTGAATCCAGCAGTCTTCTGTCAGCTTCCTCTCCCACCCCACCTCAAGACTGTGCAGACTCACCTACAGTCAGGTGTGGTCTCCAACTTACATGCACACTGCAAGTGTAGGGGTTTAGACACActctccctgctgccttctTACATTTGTCAAGTGTGTTACAGAAACACGGCTTTCCATAATCAGTGATTAAACCTCTTTCCCTATACTTAACTAACCTCTGGATCACGCTCAGACTCAGTAAATCGGTTTAGCAGACCAGCTCCACACCCCCACTTTCACTTCTTGATGACTGTGTGCCTTCTTTTTACAAAACTGAATGAAAGTGAAGcctttttctgcctccttttgcttctttccaGCTCCCTTGAACCATAATCTGAGCAAGGTACTCCATCCTAACTTTAAATTTTGCTGCAAACCTAAGGGACTGAAGTGACCTCCTCCTTTACCTCCCACCCTCCCGTGGCACCACCACAGGGCTCCTTTGCAGCACTGGAAGAGACAGTAAGCAAGAAGGCATTGtctaaaaacataatttaatgCTATATTTTGGTGACTGTGGTCAACAACTGAATTCTTTCGCAGACATGAACAAGTTTGACGTTAGTGACACCATCATTCACACGAGCATTGCATTGCACAGAAAAGTTTACACTTAACCCCAtacaaacaaagcagcagaggaaaaaccGTTTATCATCTTTCCCACTTTGTGAATAGTTGATCTGAAAATTCATCACCATAATTAATTCTCATTAATGAAGAAATGTGTCCAGTTTGAATTCTATGTGCGGCACAGTCCAAACTCTGGGCTCTTTTACACCCTCTGGGAACCACTGGAGAGTTTCAAGATGCTGGGTTCCTCGTGTGATACACAAAATACTGAAGCTGATAGAAGGAGAAGGAGGTCAGATGAAATGGGGGAGAGTAAGGAAGAGGATTGCTTTGTTTCACTTCTATTTCATTTCCACAGGGGTAAAAGAAAActcaacaaaccaaaacatacaAACTAATAATGAAGCTGAAGTAACCTGCAGAAACAGTGGATATCATGAGAGAGTACAGAAACACCAAACAGCCCCACACACGTCAGTGGCAGGGTCAGTTGTGTTGAGTTGCTTGTTGTGTATTAATCAGGGTATAAAAGAAAGCCAGAGAAAGTGCTGTACTTATTATTGTTGCCTCCATGAGCTTTTCCTCCATCGAGCTTGACATACACCTCGTCGCCAGAATCCAGGTGCAGCACCACACTGTTGCTGGCGTAGTCGTAGTTCTGGTCTGCATCTTGGGCGATGGCACTGGCGCGCACCTGCCAACACAGCCGTAGCGTACGTTAGCCCCCTGAGCCCTCTACCCCGGTCCCTCCATCGGCCCCCTGAGCTCCTCTTCCCCTGACCCTCCATCAGCCCCCAGAGCCCCTCTGCTActtcctgcctccctcctcaCTTCTCCATCACCCATCCACCTGGCAAGAAAGTTTGCAAGCCGGGAGATCGGAGTTTGTTGCGGCTCTGAAGCTGCTACTGCGGTGTACCCTGCCCAGGCGGCAGGGAGAATGCTCCGGCTGCTCCCGTCCCTGAGAGCTGCGGCGGCGGATGCCCGCGGGCGGCGacaagggatgctggggacaggACGGGACACCCGGGGCGAGCAGGAGGAGCGGGGCAGCGGCGGGAACCCACCTGCCCGTTCTTGCAGAGGTCGGCCCACATGCTGGTGCCGTCGCCGCCGCGCATGAGGATGTGGTAGGTGAAGAAGTAGATGCCGCGCACCTGGCAGGTGAACTTGCCGCTGGCCGGATCGTAGTGGTTGCCAAGGTTGGTCACCACGTCGTCGAACTTAAGGACCTCGTAGCCTTCGTGGGGGCTTTTCAGCCCCACGTAGAAGGCGATGCGCGGCCCGCTGAAGGCAGCGCTCAGCCCGCCCGCCGTCTCTCCTCCCGCCGCCGCCCCTCCGCCGCTCCCGCCGCCGCCCGTACCGGCCAGTGCAAGCCCGGGCAGCCCCGGCTTCCCAGCGTCTCCCCTCTCCCCCGGCGGGCCCCGCGGACCCGGCGGACCCGGCTCACCGGGCGGTCCGCGGGGCCCCGGCTTGCCCGGCCGGCCAGGCTCTCCCTTGGGTCCCTGAACGAAGGGCGGCGGGGGGTTGGCGCCCAGGTCCTGCAGGGCCTCCACGGCGGCGGTGCTGCCGGGGCCGGGCGGCCGCCCGCCGCTGTACGGGTCGCAGATCATGCGGCAGGTGCCCATCATCTCGTAGTGGGCGCCGCTCTCAGCTGGcgcctgcagcagcagcaggggcaaGGCGACGAGCAGGGCGACGGTCATGGCCAGGGCGAGCCCAGCGGCGGCCAGCAGCCGCCGCCTCCGCTGCCAGAGCCGGGCGGCGACGGCGAGCAGGTCCTCCTTGCCGTGCGAGGCAATGGTGGCGCGGGGGACCGGCCGCTCCCTGGGGGGGACGGCAAGAAAAGGCGGTGAGACCCCGCCGCCGGCGCCTCCCCGCCCGGCCCCCACCTCAGCCCGCCCGCCGGCCGGCCGCTCGCCCCGCCATGCCGCCGCCGAgagcagccgccgccgccgcccctcTCCGCTCCGAGGGGACGCTGCGCCCCGTCCGTCCGGCGAGGCTGCTGCCCGGCTCTGCCCCTCGCCACCGCGAGGAACCCGTCCTCCCGCCCCGACGTGCGGGGAGCGGAGCCGAGCGGGGCGGGGCGGGACGGGCGGACCCACCTGCCGGGCCTGGCGCAGGGGGACGGGGCGGAGCCTCTCGGGGGGGCTCGGGGTGCCACAGCCGTTGCTATCCGCGATGCGTCTGTCTGTCGCCACCGGCCCTCCCGCCGCCCTGAGCTGCGGTGGCTGCGCGGCCCCTCGGGCGGAGCGGccggggggaggggagaggcgGTGGTGCCTCCTGCACATCCCCGGGCTCTCCGGCCCCCCGATGGTCGGCACCGGCACAGTCCCTGCGGGTACCGCGTAAAGTGAGCACACTGAAACCGGGACGGTCGGGAACGCACCCGCCACTCGAAACTGCTTCCTCCATCCCATCACTCCATCTGTATATCACTCCATACCCCACATCCGTCCCTGCCCGCGGCGGGACGGTCCCTGCGGCTCTGCGCGGGCCACGGCCGGAGCCCCCCGTCCCGCAGGGTGAGCTCCCTCCCGCCTCCGAGCCGCACCGCTTTCTACAGAAGGGTGCCGGGGAAAGCCCCGCGCAGGCAAGAGATTGCCCCGGCGTGTTCATTGTGGCTTCCTCAgcctcccccctccagcctcgGCGGCCCAAAGACGAGCGGGACAAGGTCGCGAGTGGATCTGGGTCCTCAACACATTCAAGTGTAACTAAAATCCATTATACACGTCCCGATCTCCCGAAAGCAAGCGGATTTGCCCGGGTGGAAAGGCAGCCATAGGAAGAAATATGTTTAGCAAAATTCAGGCTGGGTTACAGCACAGTACTCTGTAAGTTTCCCTGTGTAATAACTGGTTCAAATCAAGCGGTTTTCCCCCCTGTTTAGAAATTGAGATTAATTGCCTTTGATTTTTTGAGTGCACGGTGGTAGTCACAGCGGGAGCTTTTTGCACCGTTAACTGCCTACAGGGATATCCCCTCTGGAGAGTAAGCTGAGTTATTTCCCAAGCATCTTATAGTGGTGGGTTAAACAGTCGtcttggaaagaaagaggagagtgGTACAATGATTACACAGATTTTCTGAGGGCAACATTTCGGGGTCCCCCCGCTCCCTTGATGCTTAAGAAAGGTGAATTTCCAGCGGGTTTACCCGAGTTGAAGGCTATCTGGTTTATCTTACAAGAGCAAAGCTGCAGGTCGCAGGAAGCAAACCGCTCAGCCTGATCCAGAGCTTGTTTGAAGCTGATGGCCTGGAGGCATCACATGCAAGTGGTGACATACAGGCTCCCTCCGAGAACTGCAGAAGTGCCCTAAAAGGACTCGGGACTCTTTTGTTAGCTTTCCTTGAAATTTAAGGAGGGCATATCAAGGTTTTCCATCTGAAATGCACACACTTCAATGCCAGATCTCATCTCAGTTACATCCCTGTGTACATCCAGCATTTCTTCCCGGGCTTGTTcgggctctgctctgctgctacTGAGATCAGGATTCAGCCCCGTTTTCACATTTATGCATTTGAAGCTGGAAGGGAAATTAGCCCTGTAAATGAAAACGTTTCCCTGAGAATTGTATAGATAGCCGGATTAAAGTAACCGTGTCTCTTACTTAACACAATGCACCTAAATGTTTTAAGAGATGAGATTGTGATAAAGATGTAagtccttttcctctcctctgaaTTACCAGTTGCATCCCACAGTGTTATTATAAGCCCCCATACTTGTCTAAAGCTTTGTAAAATGATTTCTAATAGTTGTTTCTGTTACAGCCCTGGTATAACTTTCCATATATTAACTGTggtaaatacaaataaattcaCAAATAAATTGCACTCCTTTGCTGATTATCCCTACTTAAGCTTCTGttaatttacctttttttctagtATTTGTCACTGGCTCAGCTCTCCCTGTGTATGTGAGTCCTCGTGATTCCCCCAGAGCTGTGCAAACCTGCCTAACGTGACTTTTTTAATCTCCTGTTCCACAAAGGCAGCAGCCACACTGTagcatttctaacccttttctgaataattaaatttctttctaaataaataaaattcttgTATCATTCGGGCACTGTTGCAACTTCCCTCTTTGTATTAACTCACTTTTATAATGAAGCAACTGGTGCTGGGAACTATATCACAGGGAGAGACCCATCAGCCCCTCTGCAAAGCCAGAATAATTTAATGCGACGGGGTCTGTTACTCTCTTGGATCAACAAGGACAGACAACgaagaaaaaacatattctAGCTTTCAGTAGGACAAAATCAGCACAGTTCTTAATATGAACAATTGAGCACCTGAACAAGCAGGCAGAGAAGATTACAGAAATATCCACAGTGAGGTTAGGTGTCAAATTATAGTAATTTTGTTTAGGAATGATTTAATTACTCCTCTGTGATGTGCTGAGATGGACTGACCACCTATTTAATCCCTCCATCAGATTGCCTTAAGGTAAACACAGAGTGACTTTCATGTATAATTCCAGTAGGTTCGATGTTCCTGGAGGCCTGGAGCTACTGGCTGACTGATGTAGTGCATTTTGGGCCCCAACAAGTAGCACAGCGATCTATAATGCAGCTCCTACCACCCACTGATGCTCTGCTAGGAAGTATTTAGCAATACAGTTGCAAACAGTATGTGGCAACTTCCAGTTTACAATTTTGATACAAGCTGTATGCTGTTAGGTGCCTGCTTTCTGTATGCAATAGGAAGCATCACATCAGCACAAGGAGCTAATCAGGCAGTGTCTGAAGTATTGCTTGCCTTACAAGGAAGTACATTCCTTCATGTGAGGTGGCAAGTACCAAAGTTAGAGTTAGGCACTTCGTATCTTTCAAAAAGTGAGTGAGGCTGGTGCTCCATTGCAGGCTACTCAGGGCTGGCAAGATTCAGAGTATCTGAGTTGGGTGTGCCCAGAGAAAGAGATGAAGGCacccacagagcatccctggtGAAACATCTGGACCTTGGCACTAGATGACAGCTAAGCAGGAGCTTTGGTGATTGCTGCTGTTGGCCAAAGCAATGGTTAAGTACCTTTTAGGTCTGTGTGGATCTAACTCAAAACTCCATTTTCAGATGTGTTGTGAGGACTCAAGAACCTGGCCACTCCGGGAAGCATTTGACAGATCAGGCACAATTCCCAAGTTTAGACAGTCAAGAATCTCAACACTTCACATTGAAGCTCCAAAATTCCAGGGGCACATGAATTTCCATCAGTTACCTCCtccttaatttctgtttcaaagcacAGCCAGCTTGGGTTGCTAGTAACATTCAAAAGATGTTTATGCTCCATCAGATCCACCTCCATCAGATCCACCTCCTGTAGCCACTTCCAGAGTGTCTGCTGGATTGGGCCTCTCACAACTATTGCATGCACTTGCCAATATACACAAGGTAGAGGTGAGGACACCAGCCTGGGATGTTGAAGatttgttccagtgtttcaccattTAGCTGATTTTGACCTGGTTTGTAAAACTATCTTTCCAGTCTTCCCAGTGAATAGACTTAGCTTTCCAGATGCAGAGTGTTATGAGTTTGATCTTCAGCTTGTTCTTTAGGATTTATTCTGCTGTAAAAactgtgaaatatttataaaggcagaggaaggaagaataATTCCACAGGCTGGTTAGGGGTCCCTCCCAGGAGACATGGAGAAAGCAAGCTGATGACTGAAGTGGCTCAGGGCTGAGCTCTCAAAAAATGCCTGTCCCCAAGGCTGAGCCACCTTGCATGGTACAACCATAGTCTGTCCATTCAGGAGGCAAACACAGCACATTCCTCCAGGCTGTGGCTGGCCATCTTTATTTCACAGGGAGGTTGTCAGCAGGGTGACAAGGAGGAGGTCTGAGTTCAGCTTGATTTGTTACCTGAGAAAACCCAACCTGTGTTCCCTGAGAGGCTGCCACAATCTTACAGGGTGCAAGCTACCCAGGGGAGAtagggagagcagggaagagagCACTGCATGCCATTAGGTTGAATCTATTCCTCTTTccataaaaagaattaaagattCATTGAGCTAAAAGGAGAAGAAGACCAAAGGTGAATATAATTTTGAGTTCAATGGTGAGAGCACCTACCTGATCTGCAGTTTCAGTCTTCTTTCAAGAGCTGTTTGTGAATTCCAGCTATGAAAGTGAGGGACAAATGCAGTGTGAAATAGAGAAGGTGGCTCTGGCAGGCACAGTTCCCCTTCCTGAAGGATCATCCCAACTGCTGAGCTAAAGACTCTTCTgcactgtgtttcttttctcacagaaggttctcttttgtcttttttcttccctccccccttcccccttcctcttcTCAGCTACAAATCCTCAGCACAAACTTAGCTCATGAACTGAAGCACGTAGTTTTCTCCACATCTGGCAAAAGCTGGACCATCCCCTGACTAAAACAGTAACCCTGGCAAGACACAAGCAGGACTCAGAACTACCGAGGTGGTGGTGGCTCTGGGCATCTGCACAAGTTTGCTATTGTACATTTGAGGGTCTTGGAGACTGAAAGTAGCTATCTGCTGGGTTAGGTGCCTCTAGGATTAGTCAGAAGCCAA of the Melopsittacus undulatus isolate bMelUnd1 chromosome 4, bMelUnd1.mat.Z, whole genome shotgun sequence genome contains:
- the C1QL2 gene encoding complement C1q-like protein 2; protein product: MTVALLVALPLLLLQAPAESGAHYEMMGTCRMICDPYSGGRPPGPGSTAAVEALQDLGANPPPPFVQGPKGEPGRPGKPGPRGPPGEPGPPGPRGPPGERGDAGKPGLPGLALAGTGGGGSGGGAAAGGETAGGLSAAFSGPRIAFYVGLKSPHEGYEVLKFDDVVTNLGNHYDPASGKFTCQVRGIYFFTYHILMRGGDGTSMWADLCKNGQVRASAIAQDADQNYDYASNSVVLHLDSGDEVYVKLDGGKAHGGNNNKYSTFSGFLLYPD